A DNA window from Caretta caretta isolate rCarCar2 chromosome 7, rCarCar1.hap1, whole genome shotgun sequence contains the following coding sequences:
- the LOC125639753 gene encoding hexokinase HKDC1 isoform X2 → MRLSDDVLLDVMTRFQAEMVKGLERDTHPTAAVKMLPTFVRSIPDGSEKGEFLALDLGGSKFRVLKVKVSEDGKQNVQMESQFYPTPKEITHGNGTELFDYVADCLADFMETKNIKHKKFPLGFTFSFPCIQTKLEEGVLLSWTKYFKVRGVQETDVVSSLRHALRKHKDIDVDVLALVNDTVGTMMTCGYDDQRCEVGVIIGTGTNACYMEEMSNIDLVEGDEGRMCINTEWGAFGDDGSLDDLRTEFDREIDLGSINPGKQLFEKMISGLYLGELVRLVLLKMAKKGLLFNGKISTAIRTKGKIETKHVAAMEKRKEGLQNTKEILMELGLTPSEEDCIAAQHVCTIVSFRSANLCAAALAAILTRLRENKKLVRLRTTVGMDGTLYKTHPQYPKRLHKVVRRLVPNCDVRFLLSESGSGKGAAMVTAVACRLVSQRKQIDEILASFELSEENLIEVKNKMREELEYGLKKETHATATVKMLPTYVCGTPDGTEKGKFLALDLGGTNFRVLLVKIRSGRRKSVRMYNKIFAIPLEIMQGTGEELFDHIVQCIADFLEYMGIKGARLPLGFTFSFPCRQASIDKGALVEWTKGFKATDCEGEDVVDMLREAIKRRNEFDLDIVAVVNDTVGTMMTCGYEDPYCEIGLIAGTGSNVCYVEEMKNIEIVEGTEGKMCINTEWGGFGDNGCIDSIRTKYDKEVDEGSLNPGKQRYEKMTSGMYLGEIVRQILIDLTKHGLLFRSQISESLRTRGIFETKFLSHIESDRLALLQVRRILQQLGLDSTCDDSIIVKEVCGAVSKRAAQLCGAGLAAIVEKKRENRNLEHLKITVGVDGTLYKLHPHFSRILRETVKEMAPQCDVTFMLSEDGSGKGAALITAVAKRLHNVGEN, encoded by the exons ATGCGTCTTTCTGATGATGTATTACTTGACGTGATGACGCGCTTCCAAGCAGAGATGGTGAAGGGCCTGGAAAGAGACACACACCCAACAGCTGCCGTAAAAATGCTGCCAACGTTTGTACGGTCGATTCCTGATGGGTCAG AAAAGGGGGAATTTCTTGCTCTAGATCTTGGTGGCTCCAAGTTTCGAGTCTTAAAGGTGAAAGTGTCTGAAGATGGGAAGCAGAATGTTCAAATGGAGAGTCAGTTCTACCCAACCCCAAAGGAGATCACACATGGGAATGGAACAGAA CTATTCGATTATGTCGCTGACTGTCTGGCAGATTTCATGGAGACcaaaaacataaaacataagaaattCCCTCTTGggtttacattttcttttccttgcaTACAGACTAAATTAGAAGag ggtgTGCTGCTTTCCTGGACAAAGTACTTTAAGGTACGAGGAGTGCAGGAGACAGATGTGGTCAGCTCTCTGCGCCATGCCCTCAGGAAGCATAAG GATATTGATGTAGATGTTTTAGCACTGGTAAATGATACTGTGGGAACAATGATGACCTGTGGATATGATGATCAGCGCTGTGAAGTTGGTGTCATAATAg GAACTGGCACAAATGCCTGCTACATGGAAGAAATGAGTAACATTGATCTGGTGGAAGGTGATGAGGGGAGGATGTGCATTAACACTGAGTGGGGAGCATTTGGAGACGATGGGTCACTGGATGATCTCAGGACTGAGTTTGACAGGGAGATTGACTTGGGATCTATCAATCCTGGAAAACAACT GTTTGAGAAGATGATTAGTGGATTGTATTTAGGAGAACTTGTAAGACTTGTTCTTCTAAAAATGGCAAAGAAAGGCCTGCTCTTTAATGGCAAGATATCAACAGCTATCCGTACTAAGGGCAAGATTGAGACAAAACATGTCGCTGCTATGGAAAA ACGTAAAGAAGGTCTCCAAAACACTAAAGAGATACTGATGGAACTGGGCCTGACTCCTTCCGAAGAAGATTGCATTGCTGCTCAGCATGTGTGCACCATCGTTTCGTTCCGCTCCGCAaatctctgtgctgctgccttagCAGCAATACTGACCCGTCttagagaaaataaaaaactTGTACGACTGAGAACTACTGTTGGAATGGATGGAACTCTGTATAAAACACACCCTCA ATATCCTAAACGCCTGCATAAGGTTGTGAGAAGACTGGTCCCAAACTGCGATGTCCGATTTCTTCTCTCTGAAAGTGGCAGTGGGAAGGGAGCAGCCATGGTAACTGCAGTTGCATGCAGACTGGTATCTCAGCGCAAACAAATTGATGAGATTCTAGCATCATTTGAACTTTCTGAGGAGAATCTTAtagaagtgaaaaataaaatgaggGAAGAATTGGAATATGGACTGAAGAAAGAAACACATGCAACTGCCACAGTGAAAATGTTACCAACTTATGTTTGTGGAACGCCGGATGGAACAG aaaaaggaaaattccTGGCACTTGATCTTGGGGGAACAAATTTCAGAGTTCTGCTTGTGAAAATTAGAAGTGGGAGAAGAAAATCTGTGAGAATGTACAATAAAATCTTTGCCATTCCTTTGGAAATTATGCAAGGAACCGGGGAAGAG CTCTTTGATCACATTGTCCAGTGCATAGCAGATTTTTTGGAGTACATGGGGATTAAAGGTGCACGTCTCCCTTTGGGCTTCACGTTCTCTTTCCCCTGCAGGCAAGCTAGCATTGATAAG GGAGCGCTTGTGGAGTGGACAAAAGGTTTCAAGGCAACAGACTGTGAAGGAGAGGATGTTGTTGATATGCTAAGAGAGGCCATAAAACGCAGAAAT GAGTTTGACCTGGATATTGTAGCAGTGGTAAATGACACTGTTGGAACAATGATGACATGTGGCTATGAGGATCCATATTGTGAAATTGGCCTTATTGCAG GTACAGGTAGCAACGTGTGCTACGTGGAAGAGATGAAGAATATTGAAATTGTGGAAGGGACTGAAGGGAAAATGTGCATTAACACAGAATGGGGAGGATTTGGTGACAATGGGTGCATTGATAGTATCAGAACAAAATATGATAAAGAAGTGGATGAGGGTTCATTAAATCCTGGGAAACAGAG GTATGAAAAAATGACCAGTGGAATGTATTTGGGTGAAATAGTGAGGCAAATTTTGATTGACTTAACCAAACATGGACTTCTGTTCAGAAGTCAGATTTCGGAATCGCTCAGGACAAGAGGCATATTTGAAACAAAATTCCTGTCTCATATTGAAAG TGACCGGCTAGCCCTTCTTCAGGTTAGAAGAATTCTGCAGCAGCTTGGATTGGACAGCACTTGTGATGACAGCATTATCGTAAAGGAGGTGTGTGGTGCTGTTTCAAAGAGAGCAGCCCAACTATGTGGAGCAGGACTGGCTGCTATAGtagagaagaagagagaaaacagaaatcTAGAGCACTTGAAAATCACTGTTGGAGTGGATGGAACTTTATACAAACTACACCCGCA ttTTTCTAGGATTTTACGGGAAACAGTGAAAGAAATGGCACCTCAGTGTGATGTGACTTTCATGCTGTCTGAAGATGGAAGTGGAAAGGGAGCTGCCCTAATTACTGCTGTGGCAAAAAGATTGCATAATGTTggagaaaattaa
- the LOC125639753 gene encoding hexokinase HKDC1 isoform X1: protein MFAVHLLAFYFTKLKEDQIKKVDRFLYHMRLSDDVLLDVMTRFQAEMVKGLERDTHPTAAVKMLPTFVRSIPDGSEKGEFLALDLGGSKFRVLKVKVSEDGKQNVQMESQFYPTPKEITHGNGTELFDYVADCLADFMETKNIKHKKFPLGFTFSFPCIQTKLEEGVLLSWTKYFKVRGVQETDVVSSLRHALRKHKDIDVDVLALVNDTVGTMMTCGYDDQRCEVGVIIGTGTNACYMEEMSNIDLVEGDEGRMCINTEWGAFGDDGSLDDLRTEFDREIDLGSINPGKQLFEKMISGLYLGELVRLVLLKMAKKGLLFNGKISTAIRTKGKIETKHVAAMEKRKEGLQNTKEILMELGLTPSEEDCIAAQHVCTIVSFRSANLCAAALAAILTRLRENKKLVRLRTTVGMDGTLYKTHPQYPKRLHKVVRRLVPNCDVRFLLSESGSGKGAAMVTAVACRLVSQRKQIDEILASFELSEENLIEVKNKMREELEYGLKKETHATATVKMLPTYVCGTPDGTEKGKFLALDLGGTNFRVLLVKIRSGRRKSVRMYNKIFAIPLEIMQGTGEELFDHIVQCIADFLEYMGIKGARLPLGFTFSFPCRQASIDKGALVEWTKGFKATDCEGEDVVDMLREAIKRRNEFDLDIVAVVNDTVGTMMTCGYEDPYCEIGLIAGTGSNVCYVEEMKNIEIVEGTEGKMCINTEWGGFGDNGCIDSIRTKYDKEVDEGSLNPGKQRYEKMTSGMYLGEIVRQILIDLTKHGLLFRSQISESLRTRGIFETKFLSHIESDRLALLQVRRILQQLGLDSTCDDSIIVKEVCGAVSKRAAQLCGAGLAAIVEKKRENRNLEHLKITVGVDGTLYKLHPHFSRILRETVKEMAPQCDVTFMLSEDGSGKGAALITAVAKRLHNVGEN, encoded by the exons GTTGACAGGTTCCTTTACCACATGCGTCTTTCTGATGATGTATTACTTGACGTGATGACGCGCTTCCAAGCAGAGATGGTGAAGGGCCTGGAAAGAGACACACACCCAACAGCTGCCGTAAAAATGCTGCCAACGTTTGTACGGTCGATTCCTGATGGGTCAG AAAAGGGGGAATTTCTTGCTCTAGATCTTGGTGGCTCCAAGTTTCGAGTCTTAAAGGTGAAAGTGTCTGAAGATGGGAAGCAGAATGTTCAAATGGAGAGTCAGTTCTACCCAACCCCAAAGGAGATCACACATGGGAATGGAACAGAA CTATTCGATTATGTCGCTGACTGTCTGGCAGATTTCATGGAGACcaaaaacataaaacataagaaattCCCTCTTGggtttacattttcttttccttgcaTACAGACTAAATTAGAAGag ggtgTGCTGCTTTCCTGGACAAAGTACTTTAAGGTACGAGGAGTGCAGGAGACAGATGTGGTCAGCTCTCTGCGCCATGCCCTCAGGAAGCATAAG GATATTGATGTAGATGTTTTAGCACTGGTAAATGATACTGTGGGAACAATGATGACCTGTGGATATGATGATCAGCGCTGTGAAGTTGGTGTCATAATAg GAACTGGCACAAATGCCTGCTACATGGAAGAAATGAGTAACATTGATCTGGTGGAAGGTGATGAGGGGAGGATGTGCATTAACACTGAGTGGGGAGCATTTGGAGACGATGGGTCACTGGATGATCTCAGGACTGAGTTTGACAGGGAGATTGACTTGGGATCTATCAATCCTGGAAAACAACT GTTTGAGAAGATGATTAGTGGATTGTATTTAGGAGAACTTGTAAGACTTGTTCTTCTAAAAATGGCAAAGAAAGGCCTGCTCTTTAATGGCAAGATATCAACAGCTATCCGTACTAAGGGCAAGATTGAGACAAAACATGTCGCTGCTATGGAAAA ACGTAAAGAAGGTCTCCAAAACACTAAAGAGATACTGATGGAACTGGGCCTGACTCCTTCCGAAGAAGATTGCATTGCTGCTCAGCATGTGTGCACCATCGTTTCGTTCCGCTCCGCAaatctctgtgctgctgccttagCAGCAATACTGACCCGTCttagagaaaataaaaaactTGTACGACTGAGAACTACTGTTGGAATGGATGGAACTCTGTATAAAACACACCCTCA ATATCCTAAACGCCTGCATAAGGTTGTGAGAAGACTGGTCCCAAACTGCGATGTCCGATTTCTTCTCTCTGAAAGTGGCAGTGGGAAGGGAGCAGCCATGGTAACTGCAGTTGCATGCAGACTGGTATCTCAGCGCAAACAAATTGATGAGATTCTAGCATCATTTGAACTTTCTGAGGAGAATCTTAtagaagtgaaaaataaaatgaggGAAGAATTGGAATATGGACTGAAGAAAGAAACACATGCAACTGCCACAGTGAAAATGTTACCAACTTATGTTTGTGGAACGCCGGATGGAACAG aaaaaggaaaattccTGGCACTTGATCTTGGGGGAACAAATTTCAGAGTTCTGCTTGTGAAAATTAGAAGTGGGAGAAGAAAATCTGTGAGAATGTACAATAAAATCTTTGCCATTCCTTTGGAAATTATGCAAGGAACCGGGGAAGAG CTCTTTGATCACATTGTCCAGTGCATAGCAGATTTTTTGGAGTACATGGGGATTAAAGGTGCACGTCTCCCTTTGGGCTTCACGTTCTCTTTCCCCTGCAGGCAAGCTAGCATTGATAAG GGAGCGCTTGTGGAGTGGACAAAAGGTTTCAAGGCAACAGACTGTGAAGGAGAGGATGTTGTTGATATGCTAAGAGAGGCCATAAAACGCAGAAAT GAGTTTGACCTGGATATTGTAGCAGTGGTAAATGACACTGTTGGAACAATGATGACATGTGGCTATGAGGATCCATATTGTGAAATTGGCCTTATTGCAG GTACAGGTAGCAACGTGTGCTACGTGGAAGAGATGAAGAATATTGAAATTGTGGAAGGGACTGAAGGGAAAATGTGCATTAACACAGAATGGGGAGGATTTGGTGACAATGGGTGCATTGATAGTATCAGAACAAAATATGATAAAGAAGTGGATGAGGGTTCATTAAATCCTGGGAAACAGAG GTATGAAAAAATGACCAGTGGAATGTATTTGGGTGAAATAGTGAGGCAAATTTTGATTGACTTAACCAAACATGGACTTCTGTTCAGAAGTCAGATTTCGGAATCGCTCAGGACAAGAGGCATATTTGAAACAAAATTCCTGTCTCATATTGAAAG TGACCGGCTAGCCCTTCTTCAGGTTAGAAGAATTCTGCAGCAGCTTGGATTGGACAGCACTTGTGATGACAGCATTATCGTAAAGGAGGTGTGTGGTGCTGTTTCAAAGAGAGCAGCCCAACTATGTGGAGCAGGACTGGCTGCTATAGtagagaagaagagagaaaacagaaatcTAGAGCACTTGAAAATCACTGTTGGAGTGGATGGAACTTTATACAAACTACACCCGCA ttTTTCTAGGATTTTACGGGAAACAGTGAAAGAAATGGCACCTCAGTGTGATGTGACTTTCATGCTGTCTGAAGATGGAAGTGGAAAGGGAGCTGCCCTAATTACTGCTGTGGCAAAAAGATTGCATAATGTTggagaaaattaa